A genome region from Flavobacterium sp. CFS9 includes the following:
- a CDS encoding murein L,D-transpeptidase catalytic domain-containing protein — MKILSLFLFLTVGVLTGAKHYYKKETTISSLEVERMNLRVNEIKNMISIDSKYNTKIAFFVDMSIPSGKNRFFVYDLVNNKIIDQGLVAHGSGSETGVKGSLRFSNTPNSNCTALGRYAIQKCYKGIFGKAYKLNGLDETNNNALKRAIVLHYYSAVPYEEQDYYISNSHGCPMVNEQFFKRLEKYIDCSKSNIILDVYY, encoded by the coding sequence ATGAAAATACTTAGTTTGTTTTTGTTTTTAACAGTAGGAGTTTTAACGGGTGCAAAACACTACTATAAAAAAGAAACCACTATTTCCAGTTTGGAAGTAGAACGTATGAATCTTAGGGTAAACGAAATAAAAAACATGATTAGTATTGATTCTAAATACAATACTAAAATTGCTTTTTTCGTTGACATGAGTATACCGTCAGGCAAAAATCGTTTTTTTGTTTACGATCTGGTAAACAATAAAATTATCGATCAGGGGCTTGTAGCTCATGGTTCAGGGTCAGAAACCGGGGTAAAAGGAAGTTTACGTTTCAGTAATACTCCTAACTCCAATTGCACTGCTTTAGGCCGCTATGCAATTCAGAAATGTTACAAAGGAATCTTTGGAAAAGCCTATAAATTAAACGGTCTGGATGAAACCAATAATAATGCTTTAAAAAGAGCTATAGTGTTACATTACTACTCTGCAGTTCCTTATGAAGAACAAGACTATTACATCAGCAACAGCCACGGCTGCCCGATGGTGAACGAGCAGTTCTTTAAAAGACTCGAAAAATATATAGATTGTTCTAAGTCAAATATCATTTTGGATGTTTATTATTAG
- the porQ gene encoding type IX secretion system protein PorQ, which translates to MLKQFVLFLLVTICSVSYGQIGGRYTYQFLNLTTSPRQAALGGETITIYDEDVNQVMSNPAALNEDMDNRLALNYGSYYGEASYGTASYAYTYDRHVQTFYAGVSYVNYGSFEGYDENGQATSNFTGSEGALSLGYAYNVPYTDLHIGANAKLITSTLESYNSIGGAIDLGFLYVIEKNDVNLGLVIRNIGTQFTTYSGIKENLPFEIVAGVSQELEHVPLRWHLTLENLQQWNISFSNPVRGGTGIDGSTNKEKVSFLNNALRHVVLGVELFPKKAFNLRLGYNFRRGEELRVNEQRNFSGVSVGFGLKMNRLKFNYSYSRYTLAANTSLFGLILNFQ; encoded by the coding sequence ATGTTAAAACAGTTTGTTTTATTTTTATTAGTAACAATTTGTTCCGTTAGTTACGGGCAAATAGGAGGGCGGTACACCTATCAGTTCTTAAATTTGACGACTTCTCCGAGGCAGGCAGCATTAGGAGGAGAAACAATCACAATTTATGACGAGGATGTCAATCAGGTGATGTCTAATCCGGCGGCTTTAAATGAAGACATGGACAATCGTCTTGCTCTGAATTATGGGAGTTACTATGGAGAAGCTTCTTATGGAACGGCTTCATATGCTTATACTTACGATAGACATGTACAAACATTTTATGCTGGAGTGAGCTATGTCAATTATGGTTCGTTTGAAGGTTATGATGAAAATGGTCAGGCTACTTCTAATTTTACCGGGAGTGAGGGCGCACTTTCATTGGGCTACGCTTATAATGTTCCGTATACGGATTTGCATATTGGAGCGAATGCCAAGTTAATAACTTCTACGTTAGAAAGTTATAATTCGATAGGAGGAGCAATTGATTTAGGTTTTTTGTATGTAATTGAAAAAAATGATGTAAATTTGGGTCTGGTAATCCGTAATATAGGTACACAGTTTACAACGTATTCAGGAATAAAGGAAAATTTACCATTTGAAATCGTGGCCGGAGTTTCTCAGGAATTAGAGCATGTGCCCCTTCGCTGGCATCTTACATTAGAAAATTTGCAGCAGTGGAACATCTCTTTTTCGAATCCCGTTCGTGGAGGAACCGGCATAGACGGATCAACAAACAAAGAAAAAGTTTCGTTTTTAAACAACGCTTTAAGGCATGTTGTTTTAGGAGTAGAACTTTTCCCAAAAAAAGCATTTAATTTGCGTTTAGGATATAATTTTAGAAGGGGAGAAGAATTACGGGTGAATGAACAGCGTAATTTTTCAGGGGTGTCAGTAGGATTTGGATTAAAGATGAACAGATTAAAATTTAACTATTCATATTCCAGATATACGTTAGCAGCAAATACAAGTCTTTTTGGTCTAATTTTAAATTTTCAGTAA
- a CDS encoding murein L,D-transpeptidase catalytic domain-containing protein, with protein MSSREIVFHYYFDVPYKEQKGYICNSYGCPMVNKKYFEKVAKIIDNSRSEILMYLYY; from the coding sequence ATGTCTTCACGAGAGATTGTTTTTCATTATTATTTTGATGTTCCGTATAAAGAGCAAAAAGGATATATTTGCAACAGTTATGGATGCCCGATGGTGAATAAAAAGTATTTTGAAAAAGTGGCAAAAATAATTGATAATTCCCGTTCAGAGATTTTGATGTACCTATACTATTAA